In Pirellulales bacterium, a single genomic region encodes these proteins:
- a CDS encoding phosphoribosylformylglycinamidine synthase subunit PurQ: protein MVQPRVLILRAPGTNCDGETAHAFSLSGGRTEVLHINRLLEQPSLCNQHQILCIPGGFSFGDDIASGRIFANLIRHHLADAMREFRAAGKLILGICNGFQVLINSGILLEDDRRHGPPATLAWNRSGRFEDRWVQLKTDGSKCVFLAGIDSMYLPIAHGEGRFAARSPDVLDDLDHAGQLVLRYTASDPSRVRQVRADAPPQDPATSTTSVLKAPQTLVPYPENPNGAERDVAGVCDPTGRIFGLMPHPERHVDPSQHPRWTRGEARTPGDGLRVFANAVAYFR from the coding sequence ATGGTTCAACCACGCGTTTTGATCCTGCGGGCGCCCGGCACGAACTGCGACGGCGAGACCGCGCACGCGTTTTCGCTCTCCGGCGGACGGACCGAGGTGCTCCACATTAATCGCCTGCTCGAACAGCCGAGCCTTTGCAACCAGCATCAAATCCTTTGCATTCCGGGCGGCTTCAGCTTCGGCGACGACATCGCCTCCGGCCGCATCTTCGCCAATTTGATCCGGCACCACCTGGCCGACGCCATGCGCGAATTCAGAGCGGCGGGCAAGCTGATCCTCGGCATCTGCAACGGCTTTCAAGTGCTCATCAACTCGGGCATCCTGCTCGAGGACGACCGGCGGCACGGCCCCCCGGCCACGCTGGCTTGGAACCGCTCCGGCCGGTTCGAGGATCGCTGGGTGCAGCTCAAGACCGACGGCTCCAAGTGCGTCTTTCTCGCCGGCATCGATTCGATGTATCTGCCGATAGCCCACGGTGAAGGCCGGTTCGCCGCCCGCTCCCCCGACGTGCTCGACGACCTAGACCACGCCGGACAACTCGTGCTCCGCTATACGGCAAGCGATCCTAGTAGGGTGCGTCAAGTCCGCGCAGACGCACCGCCACAAGACCCAGCCACATCCACTACATCAGTTTTGAAAGCTCCTCAAACCCTTGTCCCGTACCCCGAAAACCCCAACGGCGCCGAGCGCGACGTAGCGGGCGTTTGCGATCCCACCGGTCGCATCTTCGGCCTCATGCCGCACCCGGAGCGCCATGTCGATCCATCGCAACACCCGCGCTGGACCCGCGGCGAAGCTCGCACGCCCGGCGACGGTCTGCGAGTATTCGCCAATGCGGTGGCGTATTTCCGCTAA